atagatatttatggatattttagagctttaatgatgtatttctatatataatatggtgaaaatatgtgcttttacctcacttaagcttaattgtctattttcaggtaGTATTAGCCAAAAGAGGAAAATGTAGaactaaatacataaaaagaagcttaattggATATGTTCATGTCAATGTCCAAGTTTAAGACGCATAGACTGCTAATTACAAGGCCCAAgagatattttagttattttgtacaattattagaatttatattaagagttatttatgatatagtatttggtggagacTAAAATACTTAAAGTCTTATATATTAGATAGATTTATATTAGGTATACATCTTATTTAGAGGAGAactcttctctatatatatttctgcaaaatttaattttaatgaccCAGAACCATATCATATGAGATATTGTCTGCTTTGGCCCCCACTGGCCTCACGGTTTTATCCTTTTGGCGGGTTCAAGAACTTCCCAGGAGGTCCCCATCCTGAAATTTCTCTAAACCAaacacgtttaactttggagttcctgcaactccacagccaaacaactAAAAGGCatctcatgtgattagttccaactctttatatatatgttatcaaccatttcCCCTCCTCATTTTAatatgcaattcgattcattcatgcaccctcgtaccttagagtgctgccattCTAGAAGCTTGCCAGAAGCCGCTTAttgtccaggcatcctatcttTGCCCCGACGTCCACTTCCTGCCCTCACACTAATTCTAGGAGGAggggagttttctcctacctgctcTCTATACTTGCCCACTATTATTCTCTCCATGATTCTCTACAGTTTTCCATAAATATTTAGTCTTAGTTTTCATGGTTCTTTTTAAGATCTAAGGAGCTTTCcaagaagtggagagtgaggaccaatcatcttcttacttgaagaaattctaaatttatagggagcttttactttatttatttaatgtctTTGTATTTAATACTATGATCAtggggttaaatatgttatgctagttttcataagtgtttagtttagcctttttacttatgtatgaactttgttattcatttatttaatgaatgatttctttaccttcataaatgtattagtttcatctattattattggttgaccatcatatcaatttactagtaatattttttatgaaaatatctttaggttaaaagtattagaaatatcatatttactttaatctatgttggtataagaaaccttggttgcatcattagtttgagtgaCTTAGAAAAAAGGTACATCAcaatctcattcattagatctaggtttaaagtaaaacaaggagattactaagtaaatggctagactaaatattatttttaacatatagttttaaatcataagcatttgcatttacattgcatatttattttgtaatacccgaaatttttatatatttaataatgagtttctatttaagttaattttaactttatttttatttggtttaatttgaaaagatttaatgaaaatttaatattagtcaattgaatgaattatttttttctatacccaattagttcaaattttaagaattaattaagtaaattatttgaagggtagaatatatttttggttatttaatttaattgtgtgttaggactaaattgagaatttattttggaataaggattgaaagtataattttatttttatggggtcttaatggaaatttgtgagtttggtatttttgtaaataaatatgtcggtcagaggtatttttgaaattgtgtattttcaataattctaatttagcccaaattaaatagttaggggcttaattgaaaggctaaaggaaagtttaggggttgaATTGGAATTTTactggatgaaattgtaagtaattaagaaagttgagggatcaaattgtaataagaaaaagttcaggagcctaatgtcgatattgaaaggaatgggatcggggagagagaaagaagattgggagagagagagagagagagggtgatggccgaagaagaagaaaaggaaggcGGCGGCGTGGGTCGTCGATGGCGGCTTGGGTTGGTCAGCGAAATGCAGCGAGCAGAGAATGGCGACGTCCGGCACCGGCCCCGCTTTCGGCGACCTTTCCggccgatcttggtggcgatcggctcccctcaAAGAGAGCTTCATTTTGGCGGTGGCGACGTCAGTTTTGGTGGCTAGAGGAGAGAGTTCCGGCAAAGTGGAGGCAGCCACAtttttcggcgagctccggcggaggatggacgatcggaggacgtatcccgactctcctcagctcaagcttcgcaatggcaccggtttcgtggcgatcgggcttcgtttgcaaatcgacggccgagatcatccgcaaatctctccggacgatcgggtgtcagatcgaaaaatcggaCGCAGGGGTCATCATCAGtgcgtcgtttcgagtccgatggtgagttcggatcgtcgatcagaCTCTGGCgactggaggcgagtcgaccgagcgatcaagcgtctcgataatttttctctggcccgtaattttagaattcttgGTTGAATTGtgtgtctaatggtttatattgagtatttgatgatatttgtgagtcaaaaataattgtcggTCAGTTTGcttgcctcgtattttgtgttgtgtggcggagtcgggaaatagtgaagtttggggacccgactcccgttgtttgaattgttggatatttgaagtatttttctggcaggtcctggacccgttttacgggggataaatgtccgtgttgtaggggaggttctgccggattttcggtagaattctcccgagtcgagatttttagacagtcagaCCTAAGGTCAATTGTAATTGTTCAGcgtaattaataaattgttttccattattagatgatctgtctgttcggctcgctccaaccgaggcaccggagcagagttagaaggtcgccaaacctgtgagttaaagtcatatatcacTTATGCACGTGTTATGCATAAAGTTTGATTTGTTActgtaattatttatttgcaatttcaatctttcatttaattattattattatttgtatgatgcttttaattactatttaaatatgtttttcctttatcaccaattttaatattgcatgatgactcgggatgggacggcaatagaacataggagttggatgagtgttccaGTATAAATATGAGAGAGATGAGATGGAGAAAGGATAAATAGGTAaagttttaagaaagaaagattaggatctgacctggtcgagcatcgctctctaggcttagtagagtgtggttgccggagtaaaggtccctagtcgagtattgctctctgggtgccagtcttattggataagagagccgaaaggctaaggctgagagtcaagtgaccggactagaggtaaggtccctggtcgagctctACTTTCTGGGCGTCAGttctattggaatgagagattgagatgttagagttgagattagtcgagatgtAAGTGTTGAATTTaaatcgagatgttagagttgggattagggttctactgaagtactccgtcccgttgcatatggaattatttttgggtaagcatggcatgacacgcaTGGTTAgcatgatttattaattatttttaaaattaaataatgtgatattgagatgtttgaaaactgttttagatatatgattttagctcactctAGACCCATACTCCATTTATCGCTTTTTTTTTTCGATTCAGAATCGTTAGTCTTCCATGACTCTtactcagtaacccgactccttcatcatcgggtgatgtatttgatttggtatgtaaaatgataaatcttagattctccgcagtagtaatagtagatgtatcagttgtaaattttctgagtttcgggtctcgcctagttcttcTGGCATACcgatttaattatgtaaaatttaatgttattgtAAATTGTGGTATTAATAAAGGTAAAagttgagatgagatttgtttgagttgtgagtgtcaggcttactacgggatttggtggccttacgcctacccattccctagtgccggtcacgggcccacagatggggtcgtgacatatttattgtttagttattttattttataaatattactctCTCAAAATACTCATTtaaagtgtttagatttacttttattgttttatgttgataattagtctttataataagtggtctcatagttccttgagaaatcaatctcggggtgaacttacccttatCATAGGAACGGTTCATACACTTGTGAATACTAAATTAGACACATAAGTTATTTgctgaaaattttaaattgagtgtatttgatccttaaacataaattaaattaagtgtATTTGACTATTTACATAGTgtttagttgaaatttataaaatttatgtaaaattcatttacgaatttaaaatttatataatttaaatgaaGTGAAACTTAACTTAATATtctacacaattaaatttGTGTGAAATTAGttatagctaaactaaattctaataaaatagataaaatttttaaacaaattttatattagtaagtCAATACATTCCTTAATACgaaaatatctctttcaactttattatttctattttatttttcctcccatatctttttctcaaataaaatacattCCTTTATGGATTTCaattaatcataatattaaCATAAATTTAGAGGACAAATTGACCTTTTatccttttaatattttatattttagtactAGATAAATAACacatactttattatttaaaattaataaatatagattaattatttaatgatttgatatatagatataaatattacaccatatttatataaaaatcttttaagtaaactattgataaaaatagttgatGCTTTTTGCTAAAATAAACTTATTCAACGGATAAAAACAACTTAATtcataatcaatttattactATAATAACAATACTTTgttaatattctaaaataaaaacatggTCCCACTAAACCAGATCATGCTCAGTTTCacattaaaatcattttaaaaataaaagccaaaaaaagaaaaacaaactaCAGGAGTTAGATGAACATCTGTTCCTTCTGCTGGTGGCTCAGAAAGGGGGACATTTgatatttaagttaatttttattttattataatttcttttaaaagttttgaaAACTATTTCTAAAAGTagataaattgatattttatctacaaataaatttgttttaaaaaaaaaattagtttataataattaatattaaataaagaatttctaaatctGTCTGTCTTTTAACAATAAACAGCAATTTCAAACAGAGCGAAgcagaaaattgaaaatgacaaAGATGATGACTTCCCCCTTGAAATAGGAACTAGAATCTAGCTGACTATATAACAACATAAATAACAGCTCCAAAGATATTGGGTTCCCCTGTAACAGTTAACAAATTTGCAACATGTTGCTGCCCTATTGGCAAATACCTGAAACCTAGACAGTAACAGAAGAACCAGTATAGCCTCACTTCATGACCACTAACATCTGATCTGATTCTTGTTCAACGTTATCTAActgttttccttttctggttttcaaagaatcaatttttttttttttattaaaaaaagaaagaaaagttcttGCTTTTTATTCACGCATAAACGGCATTAGCAAGTCTTACTTTAACTATAACCATCCATTATAAATGTAATATCTGTTTCTGTCCACCCATTCTAATGGGTTTGCCATTTTTTTGGGTTCTAAAGGGAaaaagagagggagagagaaagagggGGGAAGAAAGTGAATGATTTGATCAAGAAAGAATGAAGGAATTGATGATGAAGTGAGAgagaaagataaaagaagaggACCCCACAATTctatcatcttcttcatcaattctctctctttcttttcttttttagcctCATTTTGTCTTTTATTGGCCTTATTGTTGTCACCCAGATCTTTGCGTTTGTTGGGTGCACCTAATTGTGTGCTTGTAATCCCCAACTAACCAAGATCTGTTAAATCTCTTCGGTTTCAGAGATTTCTTGTGCttcatttgttattttttaagaccagatttcagatttttctttttaagagaTATGGGTCTCTGTATCTAGACTttccttgtttttttttttttttatgttcacTTCTTGGGATTTCCAGGTGTCAGAGACCCATATCAAGATCTAGAACacccaccaccaccaccaccacaacATTGGCCCCCCCACCCCACCCTCTCCTATTCTTCTTCTGGGTTCATTCAATTTAGTCTCtatttgttctttctttatattcttttctttctcttgaatCCCCTATCTTTAATTGACAGCTGTGAAGCTGTCTGTACGAATCAGTGTATTGCCCATCAATACAGAAAGAGAAAGCTCTCTAATCTTTATTACTGTTTGTTATTTGGATTAATGTGACATCTTACCAAAGTGAATTTGTTCTTACAGATTATTACTTTGATTCTTAATTATACTTCTTAGGGGGAGGCCCACTGCCTGGGTTTGGTGGGCTTTCTCTAATAACCAATCAGAACCCATTTCTTGAAAGGTAtaaactttcttttcttttttttctttttttttttaatcttttcaagaTCCCACTttggttattattattacttttaaggTGGAGAGGTGTTGTTGAGGAAGAGGAGATGAGGTAGAAGAAGACAGTCGGGTTTctcctcttttcctttttaccatttgccttttcttttttccacaATTGGTTCCTTCATTTGATCTTGTTCCACTTTATCTACATCATTTATGCCAAACTTAAAGTTGACCTGTACATAGAAttctcccttttttttttttttttttttttctctttatcagTTTCTCTAAATGCTACTTTACTTCTTCATCACTtgtttctccttcttcttttttaagtcCCTTCCTTTAGAGCCACTGCCTTCATGGGCAAGTGAGGTTAGATTGTTGTCACTTTGGTTTTGGAAAGAGTTGTTTTTGTTTCCTTATTTTGGTTCTTTTAGGAATACCCTTTTCAAAGCTTGTATTTCTACTAGAATTCCTTCAAAAATGTCCATGAAGAAAATGGCTCTAATTTGTAATGGAAAGCTAGAACAACAACAACATCAACAAGCTGAGGATGATGAGATTTCTGAGGTGTCAGTTTTGGACTTGCCAGAATTGGCGTTGGAATGCATTCTTGAGAAGCTACCACCTAAAGGACTTTGTAGTATGGCAGGTGTTTGTACTTCTTTAAGGCAAAGGTGTCTGAGTGATCACTTATGGGAAAGGCATATGAAGCAAAAATGGGGTAAGATTATTGGCCCTGCTGCTTACAGAGAGTGGCAATTTCATATAGCTTCAAGAAATGATTTTGGCACTTGCAAACAAGGCAAGCAAAAAGGATTGATGAGGCTTTTATCTATAGTTTGGCCTCCTTCCTGGATAAGACCAAAGGACGACTGTAACATTTTTATCAAGCAGAGGAGTTCTTTGCCTGTTGATTCTATCATGTCTTGGTACCTTGCTCTTGAAACTGGCAGGTTCTGGTTCCCTGCTCAGGTTTATAACCGTGAGGTATTAATCATTTTGTCTTGAAATCAGTATTACTTTGAAGGAAAGTCTTGAATGAGTTAtactttttgaatttgatcaccaataaaaaaaaagaacttctGCTTTGTGCTCTATTGCAGAATGGGCATGTTGGGTTTATGTTATCCTGTTATGATGCTGATCTTAGCTATGATCCTCGTAAGGATACATTTCAAGCCAGGTAATGGAAAGAATGTGTTCGTCGTCTTTTTCTGGATCATTATTGGCATTTGACGTTGATGCTTGGACACATGGTTAAGTTTGATCTAGTGGgatgaaatatttatatggcATCTCCATTTCAGGTACCCACCACATGGTAGGAGAGCAACTGCTATAGAAAATGGTGTTCCATGGGAAAGGCTGAGAGCGCCACCTGCTGATACTTCTCCACATGATCTTCACATCTCTGATTGCTTAAATGAATTACGCCCTGGCGACCACATTGAGATTCAGTGgagaagaaacaaagaatTTCCTTATGGTTTGTTCTTACTAACCATTAATTACCATCCTTGCAATTTCATCTGCTGTAGTACTAACTCAAGGGTGTTTAGTTGAAAATATACTTTGTTTCTGCTTTCTTAAATTTGCTTTTAAAGGACAAAAAGTTTTTCCAGGTAAAATATAGGCAAAGTTTGAAACAAGAACAGAATTgtccagaaaaaaaaaaatccccATATCATATTTTCTAAGAATTTGTGGCaccaatagaaaaataattgttcaACTTCCACATAAATCTACATGATAGAAGAAGACCTATCCAACCTTAATCATAGCATCATTGaccagaaaagaaagaaggagacaaatgatttttatattgGTGAACTCTAAATtctatggaaatttttttCATACTGAATAATACACTGCTTGTCTGCAAGAACCAGAGACAGCAGAGGACCAATTTCTGTTTTTAAGATATTCTTTTTGAATTTGCTACTACACATGCCtacataaacataaaatcattttttttagttgGGAAACATGTGTATGGATGTggaatattattaataaaatttggatttattaaaatatttgattaaatatgtataaatttgCAGGTTGGTGGTATGGTGTTGTAGGTCACTTGGAGTCATGTGATGGAAATGAAAATTATTGCCGCTGTCATAATAGTGGTGAGTTCACTTCTTCTTCCCCCTCctaaagttatattttatactcCATGTGATTCCCCCCCTCagataagagaaaaagaaaactattaTTGTGATATACTTCAATTCCAAGATAATACAATGCTGCACTGGTTCCATGTCCAGTAAGATTAAGAGATAGAATCCAAACCCTTTTggcagaaagaaaaagaagtctGAAGAATTTATTCTTGTGTTCAGGAAAGGATGCTATTAGATCAGTCATCTAGTGATTGAGTGTCCGTCCTCGTAGCACTTCAAAGGTTTTGTATGTAACAAAAGAATAGTTCAAGAAAAGAtgttaataaagaaaagaaaaaaaaaaaaaaaagaaaattgttcaAGAAAAGACGGCATTAACATCATTCCCATTAAAAAAGTGGATGAGAAGAATGTAAAGTCTACCTTCACAAATTAGACCCATCTTTAGGCAAGTCTTTTTCTTGAATCCTATTTCTTGCAAGGAGTGGACCACCATTTATGCTATTCTGATTGGTCCCCAAGACAAATCCTTGTCAGTATGTCATACCTTCCACCAACATCGTGATAACCTTTGTCTCTGAAGAATATTTATGGCCAACCACACTGAAAGAACATAATGTCTTTCATGG
The Ricinus communis isolate WT05 ecotype wild-type chromosome 1, ASM1957865v1, whole genome shotgun sequence DNA segment above includes these coding regions:
- the LOC8272997 gene encoding F-box protein At2g32560, translating into MLLYFFITCFSFFFFKSLPLEPLPSWASEVRLLSLWFWKELFLFPYFGSFRNTLFKACISTRIPSKMSMKKMALICNGKLEQQQHQQAEDDEISEVSVLDLPELALECILEKLPPKGLCSMAGVCTSLRQRCLSDHLWERHMKQKWGKIIGPAAYREWQFHIASRNDFGTCKQGKQKGLMRLLSIVWPPSWIRPKDDCNIFIKQRSSLPVDSIMSWYLALETGRFWFPAQVYNRENGHVGFMLSCYDADLSYDPRKDTFQARYPPHGRRATAIENGVPWERLRAPPADTSPHDLHISDCLNELRPGDHIEIQWRRNKEFPYGWWYGVVGHLESCDGNENYCRCHNSDTVVLEFHQYTRGSRWRYTMINRKEHREEGNEADGFYGGIRKLNSKEEISRWKQLWPTEVLE